One region of Chryseobacterium sp. C-71 genomic DNA includes:
- a CDS encoding glycoside hydrolase family 28 protein produces the protein MKFQNTSKFVWSLFILALCSNGLKSQDKWPDGTKIDKWFKENKPTDINKLGKKYILTENGVKNDSTVLQTKQLQAIIDLAAKNGGGVVVVPKGTFLISSVFFKQGTHLYLENGAKLKGSDDINDFPVVMTRMEGQTVKYFPALINADGLDGFTISGKGTLDGNGLRFWKSFWKRREWNPKCTNMDEMRPRIIYVSNSKNIQIEGITIKNSPFWSTHYYKSDFVKLLNLTILAPKEPVKAPSTDAVDIDACTNFLIKNCYLSVNDDAIALKGGKGPKADVDPNNGENRNIIIEDNTFGFCHSALTCGSESIHNYNIIFRNSTVKDASRLLHLKMRPDTPQHYEYITLDNIKGNVKTFIYAKGWNQFFDLKGEAKPKKGLANNITIKNIDLSCETAFSIEKSDLFDLKDFTFENLKIKALKPEMENLNNIQNLKQTKVNVTKVDSLTQSYDKKDDSDTAAK, from the coding sequence ATGAAATTTCAAAATACATCCAAATTCGTTTGGTCTCTATTCATTCTCGCTTTATGTTCGAATGGATTAAAAAGTCAGGACAAATGGCCAGACGGAACTAAAATTGACAAATGGTTTAAAGAAAACAAACCAACAGACATCAATAAATTAGGAAAAAAATATATCCTTACTGAAAACGGCGTGAAGAATGACAGCACGGTTCTTCAGACGAAACAACTGCAGGCAATCATTGATTTGGCAGCTAAAAATGGCGGTGGAGTCGTGGTAGTTCCGAAAGGAACTTTTCTCATCAGTTCAGTTTTCTTTAAGCAGGGAACGCATTTGTACTTGGAAAATGGAGCGAAATTAAAAGGAAGCGACGATATCAATGATTTTCCGGTTGTAATGACAAGAATGGAAGGTCAGACTGTCAAATATTTTCCGGCTTTGATTAACGCAGATGGATTGGACGGTTTCACGATTTCAGGAAAAGGAACTTTGGATGGAAACGGACTTCGTTTCTGGAAATCATTCTGGAAAAGAAGAGAATGGAATCCTAAATGCACCAATATGGACGAAATGAGACCAAGAATCATCTACGTTTCAAATTCTAAAAACATTCAGATTGAAGGAATTACGATTAAAAATTCACCTTTCTGGAGCACACATTATTATAAAAGTGATTTTGTTAAATTATTAAATCTGACCATTCTTGCTCCAAAAGAACCTGTAAAAGCACCAAGTACAGATGCGGTTGACATCGATGCTTGTACCAATTTCTTAATTAAAAATTGTTATTTGTCAGTCAATGACGATGCTATCGCTTTGAAAGGTGGAAAAGGTCCCAAAGCAGATGTTGACCCGAATAACGGAGAAAACAGAAACATCATTATCGAAGACAATACTTTTGGATTCTGCCATTCTGCGCTCACTTGCGGAAGCGAATCAATTCATAATTACAACATCATTTTCAGAAATTCTACCGTGAAAGATGCGTCAAGATTATTACACTTGAAGATGCGTCCAGACACGCCTCAACATTACGAATACATCACGCTCGATAACATCAAAGGAAATGTAAAAACATTCATTTATGCAAAAGGTTGGAATCAGTTTTTTGATTTGAAAGGAGAAGCAAAACCGAAAAAAGGCTTGGCTAATAATATTACCATCAAAAATATAGATTTAAGTTGCGAGACAGCATTTTCTATTGAAAAATCAGATTTGTTTGATTTAAAAGATTTCACTTTTGAAAATTTGAAAATCAAAGCTTTAAAACCAGAAATGGAAAATTTAAATAACATTCAAAATTTAAAGCAAACCAAAGTCAATGTGACGAAAGTAGATTCTCTTACGCAATCTTACGATAAAAAAGACGACTCCGACACTGCTGCAAAATAA
- a CDS encoding peroxidase, FMP-type, producing the protein MLKRKKESSENENLLLKQSVQTQKGVLEELMSGYSKLTIDDPLFPFKEKNLEEIGNDVDYGVLKVLDGTWVSYNADYNSNIDRKLNGSGIHTTIMPSPGTNSGSIPGKFSFECEEYIEKLTFSLVPGGVRNRGGGNELFCGAIKYEQSIQSVNTVEGQSALKYTPIHEENGMYLWLSDVYNHAATKESIERDRGIHAFDEQDFKDYGYKGEYRNEPLVQISSDENNKQYILLSDLKEGQEYYEIIPAKELKPGAGNQGPYFIPDYSISRSGVIPHGSTITLLGDIVPNQSGYLIDGSPKFPTGDATWNPDFLSISPTMGGAGASVKNPINLDQPAPAWVHEKLNDQNDPGENKIYTQRILAHDLYPYSVRPDMRLRDTLSGQNVSNYVFVQMSSRNKTGAQGGILNVPFVNRFVPTVEMNMRMWIETVIENGKEILQLQYEQIIFFEFMFGDDGGTTSWPHIQVNTLRKLEDIPADQRRVIEEQFFEGPKANINSFSSEVNPPAGCPYHKG; encoded by the coding sequence ATGCTTAAAAGAAAAAAAGAAAGTTCTGAAAACGAAAATTTATTACTAAAGCAATCTGTTCAGACCCAGAAAGGAGTTTTAGAAGAACTGATGTCCGGATATTCTAAACTTACGATTGATGACCCATTATTTCCGTTTAAGGAAAAAAATCTTGAGGAAATAGGAAATGACGTAGATTATGGTGTTTTAAAAGTATTGGATGGCACCTGGGTAAGCTATAATGCTGATTACAATTCTAATATCGACAGAAAATTAAACGGAAGCGGAATTCATACGACGATTATGCCTTCTCCGGGCACTAATTCAGGAAGCATTCCCGGAAAATTCAGTTTTGAATGTGAAGAATATATTGAAAAGCTGACATTTTCTTTAGTTCCCGGCGGCGTTCGTAATCGTGGCGGCGGAAATGAATTATTTTGCGGTGCCATCAAATATGAGCAGAGCATTCAAAGTGTAAATACCGTAGAAGGGCAATCTGCTTTAAAATACACTCCGATTCATGAGGAAAACGGAATGTATCTATGGTTAAGCGATGTCTACAATCATGCAGCAACCAAAGAATCGATTGAAAGAGACCGTGGAATTCATGCTTTTGATGAACAGGATTTTAAAGATTACGGTTACAAAGGAGAATACAGAAATGAGCCTTTGGTTCAGATTTCATCGGATGAAAACAATAAGCAGTACATTCTTTTAAGCGATCTAAAAGAAGGCCAGGAATATTATGAAATCATCCCTGCAAAAGAGTTGAAACCGGGTGCAGGCAATCAAGGGCCTTATTTTATTCCGGATTATTCTATTTCGAGAAGCGGTGTTATTCCTCACGGAAGCACAATTACATTGCTTGGTGATATTGTGCCCAATCAATCGGGTTATCTGATTGATGGATCGCCAAAATTTCCGACAGGCGATGCAACATGGAATCCTGATTTTCTTTCGATATCACCGACTATGGGCGGAGCTGGTGCAAGTGTTAAAAATCCGATCAATCTTGATCAACCCGCGCCGGCTTGGGTTCATGAAAAATTGAATGACCAAAATGATCCTGGTGAAAATAAAATCTATACCCAACGAATTTTAGCTCACGATTTATATCCGTATTCTGTACGACCAGATATGCGATTGAGAGATACTTTAAGCGGGCAAAATGTGAGCAACTACGTTTTCGTCCAGATGTCTTCAAGAAACAAAACAGGTGCGCAAGGAGGTATTTTAAATGTTCCTTTTGTCAACCGTTTTGTGCCAACAGTTGAAATGAATATGCGGATGTGGATTGAAACAGTAATCGAAAACGGAAAAGAAATTCTTCAGTTACAATATGAGCAGATCATCTTTTTTGAGTTTATGTTTGGTGATGATGGTGGTACGACAAGCTGGCCACACATTCAGGTAAATACCCTTCGTAAACTGGAAGATATTCCCGCAGATCAAAGACGTGTGATAGAAGAGCAGTTTTTTGAAGGTCCGAAAGCAAATATTAATTCTTTTTCAAGTGAAGTTAATCCGCCAGCGGGTTGTCCTTATCATAAAGGATAA
- the pgl gene encoding 6-phosphogluconolactonase, whose product MNITVFDDLDTLYKKAADSFVELSKKSINRHNRFTVALSGGSSPKAIFNLLATQEYADKIDWNKVYFFWVDERWVPLNDEKSNAKMTFEALFDKVPVNKDQIFRMYKDGIEPEEYAKEYEQEIRNVVGDEGVFDFILLGMGDDGHTASLFPGENILDENEKWVDAYYLKPQEMFRITLTAPIINKAENILVVAFGENKKHALNEVLNGEYNPKMYPLQLINKKEGFEFFTDEKAMS is encoded by the coding sequence ATGAATATCACCGTATTTGACGATTTAGATACATTATATAAAAAAGCAGCCGATAGTTTTGTTGAATTATCAAAAAAATCGATTAACAGACACAATCGTTTTACCGTTGCACTAAGCGGAGGCTCTTCTCCGAAAGCAATTTTTAATTTGTTGGCGACTCAGGAATATGCAGATAAAATTGATTGGAATAAAGTTTACTTTTTTTGGGTTGACGAGCGTTGGGTTCCTTTAAATGACGAAAAAAGCAATGCAAAAATGACCTTTGAAGCACTTTTTGATAAAGTTCCTGTCAATAAAGACCAGATTTTCCGGATGTATAAAGACGGAATTGAACCTGAAGAATATGCTAAAGAATATGAGCAGGAAATTAGGAATGTTGTCGGTGATGAAGGTGTTTTTGATTTTATTCTTTTAGGAATGGGAGATGACGGTCACACGGCTTCTTTATTTCCTGGTGAGAATATTTTAGACGAAAATGAAAAGTGGGTGGATGCCTATTATCTAAAACCTCAGGAAATGTTCAGAATCACTTTAACTGCTCCAATTATTAACAAAGCGGAAAATATTTTGGTTGTAGCATTCGGTGAAAATAAAAAACATGCTCTGAATGAAGTTTTGAATGGAGAATACAATCCAAAAATGTATCCGTTACAATTAATTAACAAAAAAGAAGGATTTGAGTTCTTTACGGATGAAAAAGCAATGAGTTAA
- the zwf gene encoding glucose-6-phosphate dehydrogenase, whose translation MSENKILQPTTIIIFGATGDLAKRKLFPAFYNLYIDGRMPKGFNILALGRADNSDEYFKNYIKQNLEQFSRKKVTSEDWAGFQAHITYFQHQLDEESSYKDLYQKLEKFDTVYGKRGNRLFYLSIGPNFVSTISNHIKNTSLASDPQKDRIIIEKPFGHDKQSAIELNSLLAETFEEEQIYRIDHYLGKETVQNILAFRFGNSIFEPLWDCKHIESVQITVAEEVGVETRGSFYEQTGALRDMIQNHLLQILCMVAMEPPASLESGEIRDRKVDVLKSIRRISSDKVDHYAVRGQYGKGTINGVKAKGYRQEDGIAPDSNTETFAAVKFYLDNERWQDVPFYVRTGKKMQEKHSYITIQFKPLPHSTFSESSQLLSANRLIINIQPLMDIRLQFMAKQPGLSLVLKPVEMIFDNFACQEDTPEAYETLLLDALIGDLTLFMRSDQVEEAWDVVKTIQETWEGRKDSSFPDYEAGSWGPEDSIALVERQGHSWV comes from the coding sequence ATGAGTGAAAATAAAATCCTGCAGCCAACGACAATCATTATTTTTGGTGCAACGGGAGATTTAGCCAAAAGAAAACTCTTTCCGGCGTTTTATAATTTATACATCGATGGCAGAATGCCGAAAGGCTTCAATATTCTGGCACTCGGAAGAGCAGATAACAGCGATGAATATTTTAAAAATTACATCAAACAAAATCTGGAACAGTTTTCAAGAAAGAAAGTAACTTCAGAAGATTGGGCTGGGTTTCAGGCACATATTACCTATTTCCAACATCAGCTGGATGAGGAGAGTTCTTACAAAGATTTGTACCAGAAATTAGAAAAATTTGACACTGTCTACGGAAAAAGAGGAAACAGATTGTTTTACTTATCCATCGGGCCAAATTTCGTTTCTACGATTTCCAATCATATCAAAAATACTTCATTAGCATCTGATCCTCAAAAAGACAGGATCATTATTGAAAAACCTTTCGGACACGACAAACAGTCGGCAATAGAGCTCAATAGTTTGCTGGCCGAGACTTTCGAAGAAGAACAGATTTACCGTATCGATCATTATTTAGGGAAAGAAACGGTACAGAATATCTTGGCTTTCAGATTTGGAAATTCCATTTTTGAACCTTTATGGGACTGCAAACACATTGAATCTGTACAAATTACGGTTGCTGAAGAAGTGGGTGTAGAAACCAGAGGAAGTTTTTACGAACAAACCGGAGCACTTCGTGATATGATTCAGAATCACTTGCTGCAAATCCTTTGTATGGTGGCGATGGAACCACCAGCTTCTTTGGAATCAGGCGAAATCCGGGATCGTAAAGTAGATGTTCTGAAATCAATCCGAAGAATTTCATCCGATAAAGTAGATCATTACGCCGTGAGAGGCCAATACGGAAAAGGTACTATCAATGGAGTTAAAGCCAAAGGGTATCGCCAAGAAGACGGAATTGCTCCTGATTCAAATACAGAAACTTTTGCAGCGGTAAAATTCTATCTGGATAACGAAAGATGGCAGGACGTTCCTTTCTACGTTCGCACAGGTAAAAAAATGCAGGAAAAACATTCCTATATTACGATTCAGTTTAAACCGCTTCCACATTCTACATTCTCTGAAAGTTCACAATTGTTGTCTGCCAACAGGTTGATTATTAATATACAACCTTTAATGGATATCAGATTGCAGTTTATGGCAAAACAACCAGGGCTTTCTTTGGTTTTGAAGCCTGTTGAAATGATTTTCGATAATTTTGCCTGTCAGGAAGATACTCCGGAAGCTTACGAAACCTTATTGCTGGATGCACTTATTGGTGATCTTACTTTGTTTATGCGTTCCGATCAGGTAGAAGAGGCTTGGGATGTGGTAAAAACAATTCAGGAGACTTGGGAAGGTAGAAAAGATTCATCTTTTCCGGATTATGAAGCGGGAAGTTGGGGACCGGAAGACAGTATTGCTTTGGTTGAAAGACAAGGCCACAGCTGGGTTTAG
- the gndA gene encoding NADP-dependent phosphogluconate dehydrogenase has product MEKYNYGVIGLGVMGRNLLYNIADNGFSIAGFDLDEQKIKDLQEGAASEMKVIGTQTLQDFVAALESPRKIILMVPAGKPVDAVLGNITPLLSEGDIVIDAGNSYFKDTERRIADLASKNLHFMGIGVSGGEQGARRGPSIMPGGDLEAFKLIQPMLEAISAKVNGEACTAYMGKSSAGNYVKMVHNGIEYAIMQLISESYDLLRKGAKLNNDQLYQVFKEWNNGEMNSFLIEITRDIFKQKDDLTDGYLVDQILDKAGAKGTGKWTSEQAMEIGVSIPTIDIAVTSRILSAYKEERVKASQLYSKNEIVSPENTEQFIKEVGEALYLATLISYAQGLALLVKASEEYQFEIPLKDVVKIWRGGCIIRSVLLEKFYSAYTKDTNLSNILLDKDISEIVKNKISSLRKTAAFAASNGISSLGIQTALGYFDAYTTESLPVNLIQAQRDYFGAHTYQRTDREGVFHASWQTANN; this is encoded by the coding sequence ATGGAAAAGTATAATTACGGGGTCATTGGTCTCGGTGTAATGGGGCGAAATCTTCTTTATAATATTGCCGATAACGGCTTTTCAATTGCAGGATTTGATCTTGACGAACAAAAAATAAAGGATTTACAGGAAGGTGCTGCTTCAGAAATGAAGGTAATAGGTACTCAAACTTTACAAGATTTTGTAGCCGCATTAGAAAGCCCGAGGAAAATTATTCTGATGGTTCCTGCAGGAAAGCCTGTAGATGCTGTTTTAGGGAACATCACCCCACTTTTAAGTGAAGGAGACATCGTGATTGATGCAGGAAATTCTTATTTCAAAGATACTGAAAGACGTATTGCTGATTTAGCCTCAAAAAATCTACATTTTATGGGAATCGGAGTTTCGGGAGGTGAACAGGGAGCGAGAAGAGGACCAAGTATTATGCCCGGAGGAGATTTAGAAGCTTTTAAATTAATTCAACCGATGCTGGAAGCTATTTCAGCAAAAGTGAATGGAGAAGCTTGCACAGCTTATATGGGAAAAAGTTCTGCCGGAAACTATGTAAAAATGGTTCACAACGGAATTGAATATGCCATCATGCAACTCATCAGCGAATCTTACGATTTATTAAGAAAAGGAGCAAAACTGAATAACGATCAACTATACCAAGTTTTCAAAGAGTGGAACAACGGTGAGATGAATTCTTTCTTAATTGAAATCACGAGAGATATTTTCAAGCAAAAAGATGATTTGACAGACGGTTATCTTGTTGACCAGATTTTAGATAAAGCAGGAGCAAAAGGAACCGGAAAATGGACTTCCGAACAAGCCATGGAAATTGGTGTTTCTATCCCGACTATTGATATTGCCGTAACTTCAAGAATCTTATCAGCTTACAAAGAAGAGCGAGTGAAAGCTTCTCAATTATATTCTAAAAATGAAATTGTAAGTCCTGAAAATACAGAACAGTTCATCAAAGAAGTTGGCGAAGCACTTTATTTGGCAACATTAATCAGCTATGCACAAGGTTTGGCATTGTTGGTAAAAGCATCTGAAGAATATCAGTTTGAAATTCCTTTAAAAGATGTTGTCAAAATTTGGAGAGGAGGCTGTATCATTCGTTCGGTTTTATTGGAGAAATTCTACTCAGCATACACGAAAGACACTAATTTATCTAATATTTTATTAGACAAAGATATTTCTGAGATCGTTAAAAATAAAATCTCTTCATTAAGAAAAACTGCGGCATTTGCTGCTTCAAACGGAATTTCAAGCTTAGGGATTCAGACCGCTTTAGGATATTTTGATGCGTACACTACAGAATCTTTGCCGGTTAATTTGATTCAGGCTCAGCGTGATTATTTCGGAGCACATACCTATCAGAGAACAGACAGAGAAGGTGTTTTTCATGCATCTTGGCAAACTGCAAATAACTAA
- a CDS encoding pirin family protein, with product MDRKDFLKKGLLGTGMFVATASLGNTMKNEIDEIEPLEPIGYNHLPNTDSKIKDNSVIHKADSRGKADHGWLVSNHTFSFANYHNPERMHFGVLRVLNDDKVEAGRGFGTHPHDNMEIISIPLEGDLEHKDSMGNSAIIKSGDIQVMSAGTGIMHSEFNKNNDSLVKFLQIWIYPNKRNVAPRYDQITLDKTKGQNKFQQILSPNADDEGVWIHQDAWFHLGNFEKNVETNYPIKKKGNGVYAFILKGSAEIEGQKVETRDGFGVWDVSDLNIKSTTEGTEILLMDVPMTM from the coding sequence ATGGACAGAAAAGATTTTTTAAAGAAAGGATTACTCGGAACAGGAATGTTCGTAGCAACTGCTTCATTGGGAAATACAATGAAAAATGAGATTGACGAAATAGAACCATTGGAACCGATTGGATACAATCATTTACCCAATACAGATTCAAAAATCAAAGATAATTCGGTCATTCACAAAGCCGATTCCAGAGGAAAGGCAGACCACGGCTGGTTGGTGAGCAATCATACGTTCAGTTTTGCGAATTATCACAATCCTGAAAGAATGCACTTTGGTGTTCTTAGAGTTCTGAATGATGATAAAGTAGAGGCGGGAAGAGGTTTCGGAACGCACCCTCACGACAATATGGAAATCATCAGCATCCCTTTGGAAGGTGATTTGGAGCACAAAGACAGTATGGGAAATTCGGCTATTATTAAGAGTGGAGATATCCAAGTGATGAGTGCCGGAACCGGAATCATGCACAGCGAATTCAATAAAAATAATGATAGTTTGGTGAAGTTTCTACAAATCTGGATATATCCAAATAAAAGAAATGTGGCACCAAGATATGATCAGATTACTTTAGACAAAACAAAAGGTCAGAATAAATTCCAGCAGATTCTTTCTCCCAATGCAGATGACGAAGGCGTTTGGATTCATCAGGATGCCTGGTTTCACTTAGGAAACTTCGAAAAGAATGTTGAAACCAACTACCCAATCAAGAAAAAAGGAAACGGTGTGTATGCTTTTATTTTAAAAGGAAGCGCAGAAATTGAAGGACAAAAAGTGGAAACGAGAGATGGTTTCGGAGTTTGGGATGTTTCAGATTTAAATATCAAATCAACAACTGAAGGTACAGAAATTTTATTGATGGACGTTCCAATGACGATGTAA
- a CDS encoding Crp/Fnr family transcriptional regulator yields the protein MFENIIKNVTRFIDLNADEEKFFTDLLVCETIPKKTILLREGEICQFEGFIHKGCLRAYYLDDNGFEVTILFAIEDWWISDIASFQDQKPSNLYIETIEDSEIFMLNPITKEKLLQEIPKFERVFRMLVQRNLFTLQNRLVNTISKSASDRYLEFIKVYPTIPKRVAQYYIASYLGVSKEFVSTIRKRLATKEK from the coding sequence ATGTTTGAAAATATCATCAAGAACGTTACCCGTTTCATCGATCTTAACGCTGATGAAGAAAAATTCTTTACAGATTTACTGGTTTGTGAAACGATTCCTAAGAAAACAATTTTACTTCGGGAAGGTGAAATTTGCCAGTTTGAAGGCTTCATCCACAAAGGTTGTTTAAGGGCTTACTATCTTGATGATAATGGTTTTGAAGTGACGATTCTATTTGCTATTGAAGATTGGTGGATTAGTGACATTGCTTCATTTCAGGATCAGAAACCTTCCAATTTATATATTGAAACCATTGAAGATTCAGAGATTTTTATGCTGAATCCGATCACCAAAGAAAAGTTGTTGCAGGAAATTCCAAAATTTGAAAGGGTATTCAGAATGTTGGTTCAGAGAAATCTGTTTACGCTCCAAAACCGTCTGGTGAATACTATTTCCAAAAGCGCATCAGACCGGTATCTGGAATTCATAAAAGTGTATCCAACGATCCCAAAAAGAGTTGCGCAGTATTATATTGCTTCATATTTGGGTGTTTCTAAAGAATTTGTGAGTACAATCAGAAAGCGTTTGGCAACTAAAGAAAAATAA
- a CDS encoding ATP-binding protein — protein sequence MSRINIQGTIDNIRSKSNIYTPIVEAIVNSIQSIVLKQITNGKIEIILHRENIIEFENSIPNVKTIEIKDNGIGFTQENRDSFDTFYSEYKKSIGGKGFGRFMYVKYFDNVYVNSVFIDTQNILQLRYFRFGKEYEIIVDEKITPSTASDTFSTVTLENIKSGHTFDKHLETIARKILDKILIYFINDTFIAPTIILKEAQGNHSIVLNDYLTEINEIKLWKSEDFFLYDDKNEENQFTAKVFKIYYPGNQKSRISLTGHNREVTDTPLYKYIPEFEDEFFEEDENGIRKNYIIKTYILGKYLDENVSLERETFDFPKESKDIYFPFSQVDLEKKASELSKNSFGEDIQLRVQKKSEQIRNYVNESAPWHKSYLNELDISTIPYNLKDENIELALQEVKFKREQETRAEIKEFLSNPEVSYNGQMAEAISKISEIGKSDLAHYVFNRKIVLDAFKQSLKRNENGKGELEKEVHNLIFPMGKTSENCDYQDHNLWLLDERLIFSEYVASDKKISTKKDALGEPDLVVFDKKQSFRSGDNNYSNPLTIFEFKRPKRENYTADDDPIMQVGKYVKDIRAGKYEMPEGLEKIKVNDFTPVYSYIVCDLTTKIREFAENLHSLTKSPDDEGYFGFHRGYNMYVEVLSFKKMMDDATLRNKIFFKKLQLE from the coding sequence ATGAGTAGAATAAACATACAAGGAACAATTGACAATATACGAAGTAAATCAAATATTTACACTCCAATAGTTGAAGCTATTGTTAACTCAATACAATCAATTGTTCTGAAACAAATTACTAATGGTAAAATTGAAATAATTCTTCATAGGGAAAATATTATCGAGTTTGAAAATTCTATTCCAAATGTGAAAACTATAGAAATAAAAGATAATGGAATTGGATTTACACAAGAAAATAGAGATAGTTTTGATACTTTTTATAGTGAATATAAAAAGTCAATAGGAGGAAAGGGATTTGGTCGATTTATGTATGTAAAGTATTTTGATAATGTATATGTCAACAGTGTTTTTATAGATACACAAAATATTCTGCAATTAAGATATTTTCGTTTTGGTAAAGAATACGAAATTATTGTTGATGAAAAAATCACACCTTCTACAGCTAGTGATACATTTAGCACAGTAACTCTTGAAAATATTAAGTCAGGACACACATTTGATAAGCATTTAGAAACAATTGCCCGAAAGATACTTGACAAAATACTAATATATTTCATTAATGATACTTTTATAGCTCCTACAATAATTTTAAAGGAAGCACAAGGAAATCATTCTATTGTACTAAACGATTACCTTACAGAAATCAATGAAATTAAACTTTGGAAAAGTGAAGATTTCTTCCTCTATGATGACAAAAATGAAGAAAATCAATTTACAGCGAAAGTATTTAAAATTTACTATCCTGGAAATCAAAAAAGTAGGATTAGTTTAACAGGACACAATAGAGAGGTAACTGACACGCCACTGTATAAATATATTCCAGAATTTGAAGATGAGTTTTTTGAAGAGGATGAAAATGGAATTAGAAAAAATTATATAATAAAGACTTACATTTTAGGTAAATATTTAGATGAGAATGTGTCTTTAGAACGTGAAACTTTTGACTTCCCAAAGGAATCTAAAGACATATACTTTCCTTTTAGCCAAGTAGATCTTGAAAAAAAAGCAAGTGAGTTATCTAAGAATTCATTTGGAGAAGATATACAGCTAAGAGTTCAGAAAAAAAGTGAACAAATAAGAAACTATGTTAATGAATCTGCTCCTTGGCATAAATCTTACCTAAATGAATTAGATATTTCAACTATACCTTACAATTTAAAAGATGAAAATATTGAACTTGCATTACAAGAGGTAAAGTTTAAAAGAGAGCAAGAGACCAGAGCAGAAATTAAAGAATTTTTAAGTAATCCTGAAGTTTCTTATAATGGGCAGATGGCAGAAGCTATATCAAAAATTTCAGAAATAGGAAAGAGTGATTTAGCACATTATGTGTTTAATAGAAAAATCGTTCTCGATGCATTTAAACAGTCACTGAAAAGAAATGAAAATGGCAAGGGAGAATTAGAAAAAGAGGTTCATAATCTAATATTTCCAATGGGGAAAACTTCTGAAAATTGTGACTATCAAGATCATAACTTATGGCTTTTGGACGAAAGATTAATTTTTTCTGAATATGTAGCTTCTGATAAAAAAATATCTACGAAAAAAGATGCTTTGGGGGAACCTGATTTGGTAGTTTTTGATAAAAAACAATCATTTAGAAGTGGAGATAATAATTACAGTAATCCTCTGACTATATTTGAATTTAAACGCCCTAAAAGAGAAAACTACACAGCAGATGACGATCCAATAATGCAAGTTGGTAAATACGTTAAAGATATTAGAGCAGGAAAATATGAAATGCCAGAAGGATTAGAAAAAATAAAAGTTAATGACTTCACTCCTGTTTATTCTTACATTGTTTGTGATTTAACAACAAAAATCAGAGAGTTTGCAGAAAATCTTCATTCGTTAACAAAAAGTCCTGATGATGAAGGATATTTTGGGTTTCATAGAGGTTATAATATGTATGTTGAAGTTTTAAGCTTTAAAAAAATGATGGATGATGCAACCTTGAGAAATAAAATATTTTTCAAGAAGCTACAATTAGAATAA